A stretch of Rhododendron vialii isolate Sample 1 chromosome 4a, ASM3025357v1 DNA encodes these proteins:
- the LOC131324149 gene encoding transcriptional regulator SUPERMAN-like codes for MERNTLKHHSLCGGRSMKDNIILSNSNNNSNRVRDSWEYSGSSEGDLLSGFHPWPPRSYTCTFCKREFRSAQALGGHMNVHRRDRARLRQSPPKNGDFPFLNLNLNSNPNPNQSHDYPPFAPTLIPVVSPSSLTALSSPSSASPGGIKKWVMFHKKGGGADVGKIKAAKALVGVGEFEGLARDSRFEVVKKAGIVQLDLDIGLVADSKEDLDLELRLGRS; via the coding sequence ATGGAGAGGAACACCCTGAAGCACCACAGCCTCTGCGGAGGAAGATCAATGAAAGACAACATCATCCTcagcaacagcaacaacaacagcaaTAGGGTTAGAGATTCATGGGAATACAGTGGAAGCAGTGAGGGAGATTTGCTAAGTGGGTTCCACCCATGGCCTCCAAGATCCTACACCTGCACCTTCTGCAAGAGGGAATTCAGATCTGCTCAAGCGCTCGGCGGCCACATGAATGTTCACAGGAGAGATAGAGCTAGACTCAGACAATCTCCCCCCAAAAATGGTGACTTTCCTTTCCTCAACCTCAATCTCaactcaaaccctaaccctaaccaaAGCCATGATTACCCGCCATTCGCGCCCACTTTAATCCCCGTGGTGTCTCCCTCCTCTCTTACCGCTTTGTCTTCGCCTTCTTCGGCTTCTCCCGGTGGAATCAAGAAATGGGTAATGTTTCACAAGAAGGGTGGTGGTGCGGATGTGGGGAAGATCAAGGCCGCGAAGGCCCTTGTTGGAGTCGGCGAGTTTGAAGGACTTGCTCGAGATAGTCGATTCGAAGTTGTGAAGAAGGCCGGGATTGTTCAGTTGGATTTGGACATCGGTTTGGTTGCGGATTCAAAGGAGGATTTGGACTTGGAACTTCGCCTCGGACGCTCTTAG